One part of the Pecten maximus chromosome 1, xPecMax1.1, whole genome shotgun sequence genome encodes these proteins:
- the LOC117330563 gene encoding uncharacterized protein LOC117330563 isoform X2 — MMGIHMPRMRSSSGHCCLCVVGVFMFLAGIIMVSIGVCLILNYGLFDSALLPPELQNDEGKKIIGIVLTVSGLAAAIISISVSSFYLCTKSKTPSVQPHQLSALPNSSRSTSKGAHVARNGAIEKSRGPGAETTKVSSMHSNPMPVNTRMRKKMKRNKLGLKNKIRLEGIQEDSLSRKQSEHDMSAMAAMAMEEDTPRSDSQEVNNGASMGVDNPVFTIDGAEDYPDTLKVAESDVAQDNSSSESGYTDSVNTGSIDKDDFEDQVKILTQ, encoded by the exons ATGATGGGGATACAT ATGCCTAGGATGCGCTCCAGTTCTGGACACTGCTGCCTATGTGTCGTAGGGGTGTTCATGTTTCTTGCGGGGATTATTATGGTATCCATAGGAGTGTGTCTCATCTTGAATTATGGATTATTCGATTCTGCATTGCTTCCTCCAGAACTTCAAAATGATGAAGGCAAAAAAATCATTGGTATAGTGTTGACAGTTTCGGGATTGGCTGCTGCTATTATAAGTATATCTGTGAGTTCTTTTTATTTGTGTACAAAAAGTAAGACACCGTCAGTACAACCTCATCAGCTTTCTGCTTTACCTAATAGTTCACGTTCTACCTCTAAGGGAGCCCACGTTGCTCGCAACGGTGCTATAGAGAAAAGCCGAGGACCAGGGGCAGAGACGACTAAAGTTTCCTCCATGCATTCAAATCCAATGCCTGTAAATACTCGCATGAGGAAAAAGATGAAGCGTAATAAATTGggattaaaaaacaaaattcgTCTCGAGGGTATCCAGGAGGATAGTCTTTCACGTAAGCAGTCTGAACATGACATGTCAGCCATGGCTGCTATGGCCATGGAGGAGGACACACCCAGGAGTGATAGCCAAGAGGTAAATAATGGGGCTTCCATGGGTGTTGACAATCCAGTCTTCACTATAGATGGGGCGGAAGACTATCCAGATACTCTCAAAGTTGCAGAATCTGATGTGGCTCAAGACAATTCCTCATCAGAGAGTGGGTACACAGATTCCGTAAATACAGGGTCAATCGACAAAGACGATTTTGAGGATCAAGTTAAAATATTGACACAGTGA
- the LOC117330563 gene encoding uncharacterized protein LOC117330563 isoform X1 has protein sequence MAPVEVKPKKSILDIILGVIQMPRMRSSSGHCCLCVVGVFMFLAGIIMVSIGVCLILNYGLFDSALLPPELQNDEGKKIIGIVLTVSGLAAAIISISVSSFYLCTKSKTPSVQPHQLSALPNSSRSTSKGAHVARNGAIEKSRGPGAETTKVSSMHSNPMPVNTRMRKKMKRNKLGLKNKIRLEGIQEDSLSRKQSEHDMSAMAAMAMEEDTPRSDSQEVNNGASMGVDNPVFTIDGAEDYPDTLKVAESDVAQDNSSSESGYTDSVNTGSIDKDDFEDQVKILTQ, from the exons ATGGCTCCCGTAGAAGTAAAGCCGAAGAAATCAATTCTGGACATCATTCTCGGAGTTATCCAG ATGCCTAGGATGCGCTCCAGTTCTGGACACTGCTGCCTATGTGTCGTAGGGGTGTTCATGTTTCTTGCGGGGATTATTATGGTATCCATAGGAGTGTGTCTCATCTTGAATTATGGATTATTCGATTCTGCATTGCTTCCTCCAGAACTTCAAAATGATGAAGGCAAAAAAATCATTGGTATAGTGTTGACAGTTTCGGGATTGGCTGCTGCTATTATAAGTATATCTGTGAGTTCTTTTTATTTGTGTACAAAAAGTAAGACACCGTCAGTACAACCTCATCAGCTTTCTGCTTTACCTAATAGTTCACGTTCTACCTCTAAGGGAGCCCACGTTGCTCGCAACGGTGCTATAGAGAAAAGCCGAGGACCAGGGGCAGAGACGACTAAAGTTTCCTCCATGCATTCAAATCCAATGCCTGTAAATACTCGCATGAGGAAAAAGATGAAGCGTAATAAATTGggattaaaaaacaaaattcgTCTCGAGGGTATCCAGGAGGATAGTCTTTCACGTAAGCAGTCTGAACATGACATGTCAGCCATGGCTGCTATGGCCATGGAGGAGGACACACCCAGGAGTGATAGCCAAGAGGTAAATAATGGGGCTTCCATGGGTGTTGACAATCCAGTCTTCACTATAGATGGGGCGGAAGACTATCCAGATACTCTCAAAGTTGCAGAATCTGATGTGGCTCAAGACAATTCCTCATCAGAGAGTGGGTACACAGATTCCGTAAATACAGGGTCAATCGACAAAGACGATTTTGAGGATCAAGTTAAAATATTGACACAGTGA